The following nucleotide sequence is from Saccharomycodes ludwigii strain NBRC 1722 chromosome VII, whole genome shotgun sequence.
TTAATTGAACAATAAGCTTTAAGCTAGGTGTTTTCAATTGTTATCTGgcgtttaatttttattgttaaaataCCTATTACATTATAAAAAGTAATCATAATTTCAagtatcaaaaaaataaggaaaaagaaaagcaaaTGAAATGAAGAGAATTGCTGCCTACGTTAGAAACAAAAGGGagggaaagaaagaaagaaaggaagaaagaaaaaaaaaaaaggaaaagggaTTAAAGTCGTTACTAGCTTCTGAATGTCAATTCAAGTAAAAACAAAGTTggatatataaaaatgctCAGTTGTTTGCTTATATATCAATACCAATATTTTCACAGTGCTGATCATTAAAGTCACTAAATAGTATATTCGtatgatgatatttttttttaaaagattgcagtaaaaatgaaaaaaaaaaaaaaaaaatacgccatttttttttttatttttttaataaatgtttttgaGAGGAAGCAGCACAGCAAGACAAGAATCTTTTCATAGCTccactaaaaataaaagcaaaCAGAACAAAAActgatttttttacaaacaaaaaattgtacCAGCTGCTTTTTTAAGTACCTTTTTCATTGAAGAAgatgtcaaaaaaaaaaaaaaattttaatcaaCAGTGGTGAgttttatttcttaaaCTAAACACCTAATTTCATTTATAGGAAACTTTCACACGATCTGGTAACTCTATTTCAAGTAACCTTTGTTCTCAAATATCTTTAAATTTGTCGAATTATTTCccccttcttcttcaattGTAACCAAAgtgaaaatgttaaaataaaatgttgtGAAATAAATTAGACTATACTGTTGTAAAAtacatttataataattatagtaataaagagagaaaaaaaaaaaaaaaaaaaaaaaaatatttggaagGCATCTCTCTAAAAAATGTTTGCGACATCCTTCCAAGCATGGTCTTTTCTTTCAACCCAGTACTCACCATTATACTGCCAGAATTCTTTCTTGGTAACAGGATGAACTTTCTTAGTAAACCATCTGGGTTTATATTTAGTACCTTTCTGTTCTCTTTCTTTACGGACCGCCCTTTGTTTTTGTTCCACACGATTCTTTTCCTCCGCTGCCTTATCATATTCACCATCCTCCATATCTCTTTGATCTGGTCTTAAACGAGTATCTGTGCGTGGCAAATATGGAACTAATTTTGGTTGTGGAGCATTCAATGTAACAGCAAACGATGTCAAGTTAAATGGAAAACGTGGTCTTGGACTAGCACGCCAGACCAAGAATTTGCTCCCATCATAAGTAACTTTGTCAGATACCTTCTTGGAGGATTTGGTACCTGAACTAGATTGCTCAACACTCATTTCTTCATTTGAATTTGGTTTCAAGACTTTTTTAGCATATAAACTTTCATTCCAATGCCCACCTAAAACCCATTCCTTACCACCTTTAGCATTATAAACCTCACCCTTTACTTCATAAGCATGCGTAGACCTCCAACCTCTGGCCTTAAAGTGCATCACACACCTATCGCCAGTGACATGATTAATGATTTCCATATCACCATAATTATCAACTTGAGGATTACCAAGTAAAATACCGATAACTTGATTATTTGGTTTCTTAAAAGTGTAGAGTTCTTCTTTACAATCCTGTCCATCTGGTCTCAAATTCAAATACCACAACCCCAAATGTTTGAAGTCAAATGATCTACCATTGAATTTCGAATCAACATTGGAATCACcaaaataatcatatcTTGGAGACTCACACCAAACCGCACTAACTGGTGGATGATGAGAAACTTGTTCAGTCATAAATCTGTAGCCCTGATCTGGTCTACAATATTCAAAAGTCTCACCCAATAATGGGTTGAATGGCTTAGCAACTCTCTTAGTGGTCGATGCATAAGCAGAAGCAgtaaaaatagaaacatACAACAGCCTCAAAGTGGAGTCCTCGGTAAAACTGGCAGCTTTTTCCAACAAAGGTTCATATTCCATATCTTCGCAAACTCTTTGCAATAGAGAGGTTGCCTCATTAAAAGAAACCGGTAATGTCATTCTAGTCATATCCTTACCAACCATACTCTTCAAAACACCCCATAAACTAATCTTTGGTCTGTCATCCTCACTCAATTTCAACCTTTTTCTTAAACCATCTTCATAACCATAGAAACTGCCTTCTTCCTCCAGTTGTgtatatttctttaattgGATTTTGTTTAGTTTCTTGAAATCTACTGAAGAATGGGATTTTTGGCTCGAAGCTGTTGGTGCAACTGAAATTGCATCCGATGGTTTTGAGTTTTTGGATGTGGCAAGTGTATCGTTGTGAGTGTTGGTTAACGTAACAGAATCtgttgtattattatcagtatTTGTCACTGTTTCATCAGTGACTGGAATATTGATACTATCAGAGTTTTGCTTTTGGTTGACAATAGGAGTAGTAGTGTTTGTTTCCTGATGATTCTTCATTGCTGGTGATTGATTATGGGTTTTGGTCTCTGTTGCACTATTAGGTTCAGTAGTGTGCTTCATTTGTAGCCCTTGCTCCTTTGCTCCTTTAGCCGGTTCAATAGGAGCGATAGCAGTGTTGGCGTTTTCGTTTAAAGCGTCAccagaaaaatttttcttacGAAGATTTTCTTGGCTTTCGTTTGAACTTTCTCCTTGAGAATCCTCCCAAACGCTTTCTGCATCAAAAAAttcgtcatcatcatcgcCCATGTCGCTATCTTGTTCGTTGGAAGTATATTGTATTTTCATCTGTTGCATGTAAGTCACGATTTCGGTTAATTGTTCGTTTGTTTCATTCATTGTAGCTTTTCCATTCGTTTCGTTCTTAACAACGGTTTCAATAtctttacttttttcttccaataattttaatagttttttaCGTTCACCAGATAAAttgctaatttttttctcctttcCAATCAGCTCGAGTTCTAAATCTTTAACGGATTGTATCCATAGATTATTTATGTCACGTTGTTTAGTAAGtaatttcaaaagttttttatCCTGTTTCTCCGACAAATTGTTCAATTGGTTGAATAAATCGaaaattgttttcaaaGATTTCAAGGCGATATTAAAAACTGTGTCGTCATACCTGTTAATTGCCGCAGATGAggataatttattattgctttTGTTGTTCCCGTGCTTAGCGTTTGTCAACAAATCTTCAAGCGAACTTAATTCGATAATAACACTCCTTTTTAAAACGCTCAATTCTTCAGCATAGGGGCCGTCTGTAATCTTGGTAGTAGTGATACCaagagaagaagaagaagaagcagTAGCTGCCTTGCCCTCGACGGTAGGACCATATACTTCATCCCTGAACAGtttatcttctttttcatcttcttcatcctcttcatcttcttcgtCTTCAGCTCTATCGTTTTGTTCgccatttttattgtcgCTCCGAGCTTCCGCGTTGGCAAAAATAGGGGTAATCGGCTTAGACAAGTTGGTAGAACTATAAGCAGAGCCAGTTGATAGATTAGTATTTGAGGTTGAAACAGCAGCGGTGGCTTTATGATTGCTATTGTTTACAGGTCCTGCAGCAGATGCAATACTATCACCGCTTGGCTTTTCAACACCGCTTGGCTTTTCAACAGCATTTTTGGTAGCATCAATGATGATAGAACTTGGTCTGGAAAAATTGGAACCTGGGCGTGAACTCTCTTGAGATAGTCTAttgcttttaattttctcaACATAATTTTTCCCGTGCTCAGTTAAATTGTCGTTTAATTCCGTGGCCAATGATAACCTTGATCTTGCAGAATCAATAGATTTTTGCACGGAGGCATTACTATTGGAACGCAATCTTGCTGCAGAGAGCGACGTGCTACTAAAATTCCCCGCTGGTGCAAGTACGCTGTTCCTGATTAAAATTTCCTTATCTTTAGCAAATCTTATAGCACCTTGTATAGCCCAGACCCATCTATTTGTTTCGACTGGATGATTACCTTTCAAGTGCCATCTAACAGTGTCATCGTTGCCCCCTACAATCtcaaatttcaatttttcgCTGGAATCTAAATGTAAATAGCAGTTACGCATGTTCAAGGAACCTCTGCACGCATTAGATGTATCGTCTTGGTCTTTATAGTAAGATAATATGCCATCTGCAGATAATATAAACCAACGTAGTTTATAGCCTTGTGCAAAATTAGTCCATTTACGTAAATAACCCTTGTAAGTAGGAGGTTCGTGCAGACTACTGGTAACATCAATAACACTTTGTTCGCGAGCAGCATGTTGCAATaactttttcaattcagCATTTAATGCAGTGGTAGTGGCAGCACTGCGTGGTCTTTCACCAGTTTCCTTGGCTGAATTAATCTTATTTTTGGCATCATTAGTCTTTAGATCATTACTACTTGCACTAGCGTTTTCTTCATCAGCAATGTTAATCAAATCTATTGGTAAATGGCCTTGTTTATCCCTTTTAAACGGATCACCGCCATGACGCAGAATCCAGCGTACCATAACAATATCCTTTTTCTTAACAAACTCGTGTAGAACAGTATCGCCGGTCTCAGGGTCAGTACCATTAATATCCAATAGCTCATTATTTCTTGCATTTTCTAAGATATATTCTAAATGGCCAAAATCCCTATTATTAAAGGCCAATCTAAACTCTTGTGCAATTTCAGCCACATATTTGGACTTGGCAAGTTGCATCATGTGGACTATGTTTCTATCCTTACACATTTCTGCCGGTTGTAAATGTTGATTATTGGTAATACAGTCATTGATCAAAGAAGATtgttgtaataataaatgaacAACATCTGCTCTGGATTGATAAGCTGCCAAGTGTAGTGGGGTATTCCCGTCCTGGTCCTGATAATTAATGTCTAGttgtaaaatttctttttcaccATTTACCACAAAGTGTTGTactatttgttttatcatGCTCAACGTAGAAACTTGAACGGCATAATGTAATAGTAGCGAAAGAACTTCTTTAACCTCTggattatttaaatgttgttcttttaataaagcaTACAAATTTCCAAAATCACCCCTACGTAACGCATCCAAGAGTTTTAAACGTAATAATGGTTTGCTAACGCTTTCCTGTTCATTTGAATCAGTGTCGGTGTTGTAATTTTGCATGTTTTGATTTTGGTGGTTATTATCTATAGTTGTATCAATTGTGTTCAAATGTTGTGATGGAGAAGCTGGTGGCGGTTTTGTTCCTCGATCCACTTGAAGTTTACCACTATCAATAGAATCAGCATTGGAAGTTGAAGCCATCTCCAGTATGATTTtcagtttatttttcctcttGTTGTTTTCGGGGAGTGTTTTTTGTATGTCGACTTCAATGTTCTTTGCTGGTATGtgaggttttttttttttttttcttttttttttttctaatttttatgtttttatacACGGTTGAAAATACTGATTTGAGATTTAGGcttgtttttcttgttgGTCGGttggttgttttttttttttttttttttttttttatttttttttcttttttttttttcttctattttttccttttttttttttcttttttttataagcTAAAACCAACAATTGTTATCTTTATTCACACCCCGAAAAAATGACTGTAAATTTtgctataaaaaaaatatatatatatttttattaaacacAGTGCCATGACTGCAAATGAAGACCGTATCCAGCAGTGTCCGAGAATTGCGGGTTTCCAGCTGAGGAATCATTTACTTCCTTTCACCCTAATACTGCCACTTTGGCAATAGCAACAAAAGACGTTCAGTCCTTTAAGGAATAGTTCAAATGCAAAAtcataattaataataaattaacaacAGAAACTATCATAAAACACAAATCCAAAATTCGCTGTGGTATTTGTTtcaaaatactttttttttgagccAAAATATacttattattaaagaCATAAACCTTTCCTATAATGCAATTGTTCCCACTGTACATAACAATTTACACATAGTCTTATAGCCTTTGTCCctctttccttttccctCTTCATTCTAATTAAATCTTATTGTATAAATCACAAGTAATCCAGACAagaaatcttttaaataaattattccAATAACATCACAAATACCCGGCCACTtgtgtatttttaaatcaattatCCCTTCTTTGCCTTCTTGAATTATTGATACatattatatacatatagTTTTCGTATTGAGATACTTGagttcaattaaaaaaaaaaaaaaaccactAATCAAACTAGTAcatcaattaaaataaactaaCATTTTTACAATCATCAACAATGAGCGATCAAGAAGagttatttaaatattggtTGAAGTTTAAGGATATTTCTACAAGACTGTTCGggaataaaagaaaacgTGTTAACGAACCCTTAGTATTGCATGGAAATGATCGATTTCTATCCCACCATTATTGTATTGActcaaattattatttaattagcGGAAAAGTTAATTCTGAATTATGTACTTGTGCATTTTATGACTACAACAACCCCGACTTAGCATCGTCATATTCCTATGACCATCAATACTTTCATGATGAGAAACAATTAATATCCAACAACAAGTGCTTAGATAACCAGGACGGACTTGGGGACAAATACTTAAAAGTTGAATTATTGGACTGCAGTGTTGAATTTGAGAATTTccaaaaagatttaaatgcaaatattttttcgaataatcttttatgttgttataaaaatatggtGATAGTAGCTATGGCCCCGGATTTGGTGTTGCAAAAACAACCTAGCGGTATTTTGGTGAAAATCAACCTCGAATCAATCGTTTCTAAGGCATGCAAGCactttttgaataattataaatccGCCTTTATGGAATATAATGAGACACTTGGAAATGAAGTGCTTGGGAAATCCTGGGAAATAACCTTTATAAAGATGGCAAAATTTTATGGGAAAGATTTACTAATGCTATGTTTGACCAATGGATTTGTATTTTGTGCATTTTGTGAAGATGTATACCAAAACGAAACATTTGAGCCGCTTTTCCAATTAAAAACGGAATTATCTTGTTGGAGTATAGATATTTTTGATGATGGGCCGATAAAGGTTTTTGCTGTTGGTTCAAATGAAAGGACGgttactttattttttcatgaTTCtcataataaagaaatccAACCCAATAAAAGTAACattgtttataaaatagGTAGAATTCCATGTTCGGATAATGTTCCCACCGTAGCCTTTTATCCCAAAAGGACGAGCGAGGGGAATGCTATTCTATATTATGGTAACATTATAGGCCAGATAGTCAGTGTAAAGATTTTCTTGAAGCCAAACAAAGACTATAAGGGGACAAATTTTACTGATGAACCATTTGCTTATAAATACTTGAATTCGCAATTTTTAGGTACACAATGCTGGTCGATTAGTTTGCTATTTGAGAACGAAATTTGtaaagattttttaaaagtatcTTCATGGGAAGAATTATCAGGTTGtccaaataaaacattaaatTCAATTCAAGAACACAATGTCCTACAAGactatttaattttagataACCTTAGATACGATGATTTTGATGGATATGACAAAACAGTTAAAACTTATGGAACAGGCGCAAAAATAGCCAGGATTCCCGTTCCGACGCAAAGTTTATTGGAAAGATGTGTTATatatgatgataatgacgGATTTATCAGTACAGAAGTTCATATTAACTCTGGAGAGCTGGCTACATATCCCTTTGACACATTTGATGAATACACAAATTTATACGGCATTGGAGAAAACGAGCTATGCTATAACGACTTGCGTGCGCCTGGTAAAAACGGAATTTTAACAGAGCATATGAGGCGAAAATTTGATAAGCTGTATACCAAAATTAGGCAGCAacgtaataaaaaaactgagAAGAAGACTAAGATCCAGGATCTTATCAGTATAACAAATCCTATTGCTAGCAGTGCTGAGCAGGGCATTTCAGAATTCTTAAAGGATAGAGCCCAGGAGGTAGGTGACATAGTGCAAGTATCGTTTAATAGTATTTTATCCAAAGCAGATAAATTCATAGATGCATTCGATTTCATCTATAATTATCATTTGGCAGGGTATGATATGAGAAATTATTATCCTGGTCCTATACTCAGGATAGGAGAATTCTTAGAACAGTATGGGATTAATACCAGAAAGTATGAGTATTATACATTAatttacatttttaaagatCTTGCACAACTTTGTATTAAAGACAAGATAGTTCCATACGATGAGTTTTTCAATAAcgttttccaaaaatatataaatgacAGAATCTATACGGATTCTGTGTTGTATCCCCACAATGACTTAATTTCCTACACGCCAACTGAGAGAGGCGGTAATACTACCTGCTTTATAAACAATgaaatttacaaaattcGTGATTTGTATTTGAGTATCGATGCTACTGAAACAAACCCAACTGAGTCCATGCATTATCATGATGAAATCGATATGTGTGAACAATCGGGATGTTATCTTTTTAGCACTGGTATCAATGGTGCATATTTAGTCACGGGTCATCCATTGATAATTAATGCATACACTCctaagaaaatatttgatatCTCAATAGTACTTGATAACCCGCAAATTAATCTTGAAAAACGGAATCTTTTGCAATATGCAAACAGGATATCAATAACTTGTTGGATTAGGGAGTTAAATTGTATGGTAGTTGCCTCTCAAGCGGGATGTGTAAGTATTTTTAGATTAACTGAGTACAAGGGAGTCAAATGTTTTAGACAGGAACATATTTTGGGTACTGATAATTTTGAACTAGATTCTGAAACAATAAAGCAGAATTATTTGCAACACAAAATCAATATTAACTTAAAATATGGTATGATTAAGGGCTTGGCATACAGGTATATCGATAACAGAAATGAAGGTTCAACAGAAACAACCTGTGTCGAGAGTTATGCATTGTTGTATGTGTACCATAGCCATGGGCTCaatgtttataaaataggtttataaaatatttacttgtatttttatatatattcggTGTTCGGTTTTGGGGTTTCGGTTTTCTGTTTTCTGTTTTCGGACTTTACACTAGAAGAGAGAAGGGAAATTTTTGCCAAATGAAGACAATAATTGTATCAAAGCTAAATTCATGTAatttaacaataacaataatgataaaaaaaaaaatttttttttttcttttcttcttctcttcTTCCCCCTCTCTCTTCTAATATGTGTACTTATCTCTTTTGTTTAGCAGCGTGTTTGGAGCTCTAACTGGATAGGAAGCCCAAGTTCTTGGTGAATTAGTAACCGATTGCCTATATAACAAGAAATAACCAGTATTTATAATACACAAAactacaaataaaaaataaaaaataaactcgGATCATGGTTAATGTTAAAGTGGAATTCTTAGGAGGATTGGATGCAATTTTCAATAAGCAGAGACAATATAAATTAGTAGTGCCAAATACTCCAACAGGGGTTACCGTAGGTGATTTGATTCAATATATTGTTGCTAACATGATTAAGAACCAAAGTGATATAGAGGTTTTCATCCAAGATAATACTATTAGACCAGGTATACTTACGTTGATTAATGATACCGATTGGGAGTTGGAAGGCGGTGAAGATTATATACTAGAAGATGGTGATGTGGTTTCATTTACCTCTACTTTGCATGGTGGATAGACAACTCTTGTTTATTGCCGTGCTGATGTTCTTGATATTGTGTGTGGAGGGGAAGAAGAcgtataaaaaaaaaaaaatttcttttttgctctttatctttatacttttttttttttgatgagAATATACTATTACAGGCGGCACCATGTAAATACAGATAAATAAACgatataaattaataaaacaaaatattatattttcacaAGTGTACAACCTAAAATGCCGGGGCCATCCcaattattgctattggGAATTAATGTTAACTCGAGATTGATAAACGCACCATTTTGCTTTCTTTTGATCATTACGGGTATTTCCCGATCGATATGCTCTTTAACGTAGTTGCTTACACCAAGCAACTTGTCATGGCTTgagtaatattttaaagtgTCTATAGCACCGATTCTGCAAAGTAAATCATTGTCTTGGAGACCGCATTGATCACTGGGACTGCCTTTAAGAACCCCAgtaattttacaaaatggACTGGCCTGGATCGGATCAAAGGTGGCATTGTCGTTGTTATTGGTTATGGTGCTGTTAGAGGTGCCTTTATTCTTGTCCACTCCCTCCCAGTACTTGCCCATTTCTACATGTATATAATCAATTAAATGTGTTAAATCATTTTTCAACATATTACAATTTTGTCTGAGCAATCTAATTGTGAAAATATCCACATCATCCCGAGGATACCCATCTCTATTAATCAATGGGGCGTTCATATAATCGTTTGTTTTAGAGGGAAAGATAGCATtatcataattattaagCGTGGTATTTGCGATAGATGTAGTAGCTTGGGGATTGGATTGGCTTTTGGCTTCAAAATTGCTTTTTAGCAACTCTTCAAACCGTAATAATTCTGCCTCGatattcctttttaatATGATTAAATCAGCTAAGGGTGTTTTAACATGATTATTGAAAGAACGATCTGCACCACCGTATATAGTTTTATCAATGGTCTTTCTTAATTCGGGATCAATATTTAAGTTATCATGATCATTTTCTAGAGATAATTTACTAAAATCGTTATCGGTTTGTAAAGACATGATTTTTGTTCCTGAGTGACCATGATTTTTTGGTTTatcaagaaaaaggaaaaaaaa
It contains:
- the URM1 gene encoding ubiquitin-related modifier URM1 (similar to Saccharomyces cerevisiae YIL008W | URM1 | Ubiquitin Related Modifier), whose protein sequence is MVNVKVEFLGGLDAIFNKQRQYKLVVPNTPTGVTVGDLIQYIVANMIKNQSDIEVFIQDNTIRPGILTLINDTDWELEGGEDYILEDGDVVSFTSTLHGG
- the NAS2 gene encoding Nas2p (similar to Saccharomyces cerevisiae YIL007C | NAS2 | Non-ATPase Subunit), with the translated sequence MSLQTDNDFSKLSLENDHDNLNIDPELRKTIDKTIYGGADRSFNNHVKTPLADLIILKRNIEAELLRFEELLKSNFEAKSQSNPQATTSIANTTLNNYDNAIFPSKTNDYMNAPLINRDGYPRDDVDIFTIRLLRQNCNMLKNDLTHLIDYIHVEMGKYWEGVDKNKGTSNSTITNNNDNATFDPIQASPFCKITGVLKGSPSDQCGLQDNDLLCRIGAIDTLKYYSSHDKLLGVSNYVKEHIDREIPVMIKRKQNGAFINLELTLIPNSNNWDGPGILGCTLVKI
- the CRT10 gene encoding Crt10p (similar to Saccharomyces cerevisiae YOL063C | CRT10 | Constitutive RNR Transcription regulators), giving the protein MSDQEELFKYWLKFKDISTRLFGNKRKRVNEPLVLHGNDRFLSHHYCIDSNYYLISGKVNSELCTCAFYDYNNPDLASSYSYDHQYFHDEKQLISNNKCLDNQDGLGDKYLKVELLDCSVEFENFQKDLNANIFSNNLLCCYKNMVIVAMAPDLVLQKQPSGILVKINLESIVSKACKHFLNNYKSAFMEYNETLGNEVLGKSWEITFIKMAKFYGKDLLMLCLTNGFVFCAFCEDVYQNETFEPLFQLKTELSCWSIDIFDDGPIKVFAVGSNERTVTLFFHDSHNKEIQPNKSNIVYKIGRIPCSDNVPTVAFYPKRTSEGNAILYYGNIIGQIVSVKIFLKPNKDYKGTNFTDEPFAYKYLNSQFLGTQCWSISLLFENEICKDFLKVSSWEELSGCPNKTLNSIQEHNVLQDYLILDNLRYDDFDGYDKTVKTYGTGAKIARIPVPTQSLLERCVIYDDNDGFISTEVHINSGELATYPFDTFDEYTNLYGIGENELCYNDLRAPGKNGILTEHMRRKFDKLYTKIRQQRNKKTEKKTKIQDLISITNPIASSAEQGISEFLKDRAQEVGDIVQVSFNSILSKADKFIDAFDFIYNYHLAGYDMRNYYPGPILRIGEFLEQYGINTRKYEYYTLIYIFKDLAQLCIKDKIVPYDEFFNNVFQKYINDRIYTDSVLYPHNDLISYTPTERGGNTTCFINNEIYKIRDLYLSIDATETNPTESMHYHDEIDMCEQSGCYLFSTGINGAYLVTGHPLIINAYTPKKIFDISIVLDNPQINLEKRNLLQYANRISITCWIRELNCMVVASQAGCVSIFRLTEYKGVKCFRQEHILGTDNFELDSETIKQNYLQHKININLKYGMIKGLAYRYIDNRNEGSTETTCVESYALLYVYHSHGLNVYKIGL
- a CDS encoding uncharacterized protein (similar to Saccharomyces cerevisiae YDL019C | OSH2 | OxySterol binding protein Homolog (paralog of YAR042W | SWH1)), giving the protein MASTSNADSIDSGKLQVDRGTKPPPASPSQHLNTIDTTIDNNHQNQNMQNYNTDTDSNEQESVSKPLLRLKLLDALRRGDFGNLYALLKEQHLNNPEVKEVLSLLLHYAVQVSTLSMIKQIVQHFVVNGEKEILQLDINYQDQDGNTPLHLAAYQSRADVVHLLLQQSSLINDCITNNQHLQPAEMCKDRNIVHMMQLAKSKYVAEIAQEFRLAFNNRDFGHLEYILENARNNELLDINGTDPETGDTVLHEFVKKKDIVMVRWILRHGGDPFKRDKQGHLPIDLINIADEENASASSNDLKTNDAKNKINSAKETGERPRSAATTTALNAELKKLLQHAAREQSVIDVTSSLHEPPTYKGYLRKWTNFAQGYKLRWFILSADGILSYYKDQDDTSNACRGSLNMRNCYLHLDSSEKLKFEIVGGNDDTVRWHLKGNHPVETNRWVWAIQGAIRFAKDKEILIRNSVLAPAGNFSSTSLSAARLRSNSNASVQKSIDSARSRLSLATELNDNLTEHGKNYVEKIKSNRLSQESSRPGSNFSRPSSIIIDATKNAVEKPSGVEKPSGDSIASAAGPVNNSNHKATAAVSTSNTNLSTGSAYSSTNLSKPITPIFANAEARSDNKNGEQNDRAEDEEDEEDEEDEKEDKLFRDEVYGPTVEGKAATASSSSSLGITTTKITDGPYAEELSVLKRSVIIELSSLEDLLTNAKHGNNKSNNKLSSSAAINRYDDTVFNIALKSLKTIFDLFNQLNNLSEKQDKKLLKLLTKQRDINNLWIQSVKDLELELIGKEKKISNLSGERKKLLKLLEEKSKDIETVVKNETNGKATMNETNEQLTEIVTYMQQMKIQYTSNEQDSDMGDDDDEFFDAESVWEDSQGESSNESQENLRKKNFSGDALNENANTAIAPIEPAKGAKEQGLQMKHTTEPNSATETKTHNQSPAMKNHQETNTTTPIVNQKQNSDSINIPVTDETVTNTDNNTTDSVTLTNTHNDTLATSKNSKPSDAISVAPTASSQKSHSSVDFKKLNKIQLKKYTQLEEEGSFYGYEDGLRKRLKLSEDDRPKISLWGVLKSMVGKDMTRMTLPVSFNEATSLLQRVCEDMEYEPLLEKAASFTEDSTLRLLYVSIFTASAYASTTKRVAKPFNPLLGETFEYCRPDQGYRFMTEQVSHHPPVSAVWCESPRYDYFGDSNVDSKFNGRSFDFKHLGLWYLNLRPDGQDCKEELYTFKKPNNQVIGILLGNPQVDNYGDMEIINHVTGDRCVMHFKARGWRSTHAYEVKGEVYNAKGGKEWVLGGHWNESLYAKKVLKPNSNEEMSVEQSSSGTKSSKKVSDKVTYDGSKFLVWRASPRPRFPFNLTSFAVTLNAPQPKLVPYLPRTDTRLRPDQRDMEDGEYDKAAEEKNRVEQKQRAVRKEREQKGTKYKPRWFTKKVHPVTKKEFWQYNGEYWVERKDHAWKDVANIF